Proteins encoded together in one Kutzneria kofuensis window:
- a CDS encoding NACHT domain-containing protein, which yields MDPGDVSNVVAGDASGPVVQAGVIHGGVHFGPDTSRQAQIRLREYLQSLGQADDKHEYRSILDDGPPLGEIYLQRVAVRDGDRLPAERLLDVHDGLQVTGEPGAGKSSLLRRIAAIAARDLLGGGTPRFVPVLVTANDLAAAKSLREALIAGTFGKTDQVLDTAQLAELFREPPLPDVPWLVLVDGLDEVVSVGGQRDVLDLIRRSRELASYRFVVASRPIGSGGFRMMGEDRYPTYAILPFTDSDWIEFAAKWFDRYGHADARARATELLARVDRTKLGPLTRIPLTASMICLLHLSGPEQALPDNQSQLYAAFVRLLLSKFPQVDIRAQLRRTLDPYGAADAGERLVDHIEHLMEHLSFVAQTDGPAGTMAALTTCALHWPAAGLPPGVPERDWRDVLAKVIAATGLVTVRATGDVAYLHPTIAEYLAARHVFRRTRGRGRLAACRAFAPQSDWPWPDLNVKVFLAANWVEAGRDLGWALRRLLLPWHRQHNAGFVVELVRHGISVDAALLAATVSALRAMIATVRTPPTAWRHAVEWLRELDIDALREEVTRLANTPQLPIDRWYEAISCLVTVDWDEAMAQVPELMADERASEQAMTALARQVAKKSADDSFAVLVELLSKGQGREHSRKLAATLLAVHPERGAKAIVGDLAAAALRAGIWQDALARISEHAPELALEGWAVTVRSGPSAEMRREALTYLAEHAPELAATTARDVVRDDSQPGDTRVDAAILAADLLNDGGALLTELLTASVGPEYRAMAYAAWGVRTGNRAEAIQRIHEIHGACGSGSSLRLTVPESMAVLDKEAAVALMREEILHGSHDFDTRVRELRELARWASNAELASICRSLAQDARPEDALSVARLAATKYDDVSVVEKLIREWNGSLAIDAMTVLADQHPYKAAQHLAAFARNGSESGPDRLQAARTAYRLRPPLGADALRALASDRALDAECRLVLAKSLLEFDRRRGEDILRVLVKHRSTPARVRRQAEQLLS from the coding sequence ATGGATCCCGGGGACGTCAGCAACGTCGTGGCCGGCGACGCGTCGGGGCCGGTCGTGCAGGCGGGCGTGATCCACGGCGGCGTACACTTCGGCCCGGACACGTCCCGGCAGGCGCAGATCCGGCTGCGCGAATACCTGCAGTCACTCGGCCAGGCCGACGACAAGCACGAGTACCGCAGCATCCTCGACGACGGGCCGCCGCTCGGGGAGATCTACCTGCAGCGCGTGGCCGTCCGCGACGGCGACCGGCTGCCCGCCGAGCGGTTGCTGGACGTGCACGACGGCCTGCAGGTCACCGGCGAGCCCGGCGCCGGCAAGTCCAGCCTGCTGCGCCGGATCGCCGCGATCGCGGCCCGGGACCTGCTCGGCGGCGGCACGCCCCGGTTCGTCCCCGTGCTGGTCACGGCCAACGACCTGGCGGCGGCGAAGTCCCTGCGGGAGGCCCTGATCGCCGGCACGTTCGGCAAGACCGACCAGGTCCTCGACACCGCCCAGCTGGCCGAGCTCTTCCGCGAGCCGCCGCTGCCCGACGTGCCGTGGCTGGTGCTCGTCGACGGCCTCGACGAGGTCGTGAGCGTCGGCGGGCAGCGGGACGTGCTGGACCTGATCCGCCGCAGCCGCGAGCTGGCGTCCTACCGGTTCGTCGTGGCCAGCCGGCCCATCGGCAGCGGCGGCTTCCGCATGATGGGGGAGGATCGCTATCCGACGTACGCGATCCTGCCGTTCACCGACTCCGACTGGATCGAGTTCGCCGCCAAGTGGTTCGACCGGTACGGGCACGCCGACGCGCGGGCGCGGGCCACCGAGCTGCTGGCGCGGGTGGACCGGACCAAGCTCGGGCCGCTCACCCGCATCCCGCTGACCGCGTCCATGATCTGCCTGTTGCACCTCAGCGGCCCCGAGCAGGCGCTGCCCGACAACCAGTCACAGCTGTACGCCGCCTTCGTCCGGCTGCTGCTGTCGAAGTTCCCGCAGGTCGACATCCGGGCCCAGCTGCGCCGCACCCTCGACCCCTACGGCGCCGCCGACGCCGGCGAGCGCTTGGTCGACCACATCGAGCATCTCATGGAGCACCTGTCCTTCGTCGCGCAGACCGATGGCCCCGCCGGCACCATGGCGGCGCTCACCACGTGCGCTTTGCACTGGCCCGCGGCGGGTTTACCGCCCGGGGTGCCCGAGCGGGACTGGCGCGACGTCCTGGCCAAGGTCATCGCCGCCACCGGCCTGGTCACCGTCCGTGCCACCGGCGACGTCGCCTACCTGCATCCGACCATCGCCGAGTACCTGGCGGCACGGCACGTGTTCCGCCGGACCCGCGGTCGCGGGCGCCTGGCCGCCTGCCGCGCCTTCGCCCCGCAGTCGGACTGGCCGTGGCCGGACCTGAACGTCAAGGTCTTCCTCGCCGCCAACTGGGTCGAGGCCGGCCGCGACCTGGGCTGGGCGCTCCGACGGCTGCTGCTGCCGTGGCATCGACAGCACAACGCCGGCTTCGTCGTGGAGCTGGTTCGTCACGGCATTTCCGTGGACGCCGCTTTGCTGGCCGCGACCGTGTCCGCGCTGCGAGCGATGATCGCCACCGTCCGGACACCGCCGACCGCGTGGCGGCACGCCGTGGAGTGGCTGCGCGAACTCGACATCGACGCGTTGCGGGAGGAAGTCACCAGGCTGGCGAACACGCCGCAGTTGCCGATCGACCGCTGGTACGAGGCCATCAGCTGCCTGGTCACCGTCGACTGGGACGAGGCGATGGCGCAGGTGCCCGAGCTCATGGCCGATGAGCGCGCCAGCGAGCAGGCGATGACCGCCCTGGCCCGTCAGGTGGCCAAGAAGTCGGCCGACGACAGCTTCGCGGTGCTGGTCGAGCTTCTCAGCAAGGGGCAGGGCCGGGAGCACAGCAGAAAGCTCGCCGCCACGCTGTTGGCGGTTCACCCCGAGCGTGGTGCCAAGGCGATCGTCGGCGACCTGGCGGCCGCCGCGCTGCGTGCCGGCATCTGGCAGGACGCGCTTGCTCGGATCAGCGAGCACGCGCCGGAGCTCGCCCTGGAAGGGTGGGCTGTCACGGTGCGGTCGGGGCCCTCGGCGGAGATGCGCAGGGAAGCCCTGACCTACCTGGCTGAGCATGCTCCGGAACTCGCCGCAACGACTGCCCGTGACGTCGTCCGCGACGACAGCCAGCCCGGCGACACCCGGGTGGACGCGGCAATCCTCGCCGCGGACCTGCTCAACGACGGCGGAGCGTTGCTGACGGAACTCCTCACGGCGTCGGTCGGGCCGGAATACCGGGCGATGGCGTACGCGGCGTGGGGTGTGCGTACGGGGAACCGGGCCGAGGCGATCCAGCGGATCCACGAGATCCACGGCGCCTGCGGTTCCGGCAGTTCCCTGCGTTTGACGGTGCCGGAGTCGATGGCCGTACTGGACAAGGAGGCCGCGGTCGCGCTGATGCGGGAGGAGATCCTGCACGGCAGCCACGACTTCGACACCCGCGTCCGCGAACTGCGTGAATTGGCCAGATGGGCGTCGAATGCGGAGCTCGCGTCCATTTGCCGCAGCCTGGCCCAGGACGCGCGACCCGAAGACGCTCTGAGCGTCGCGAGGCTCGCCGCTACCAAGTACGACGACGTCAGCGTGGTCGAGAAGCTCATCCGGGAATGGAACGGCTCGCTCGCCATCGACGCGATGACGGTTCTGGCGGACCAGCACCCCTACAAGGCGGCGCAGCACCTGGCCGCCTTCGCCCGCAACGGTTCGGAGTCCGGGCCGGACCGGCTGCAGGCAGCCAGGACCGCCTACCGACTGCGTCCGCCACTGGGGGCGGACGCGCTGCGGGCCCTCGCCTCGGACCGAGCCCTCGACGCCGAATGCCGCCTCGTCCTGGCCAAGTCGCTGCTGGAGTTCGACCGTCGGCGTGGGGAGGACATCCTGCGCGTGTTGGTCAAGCACCGGTCGACTCCCGCCCGTGTGCGTCGGCAGGCCGAGCAACTGCTCAGCTAG
- a CDS encoding polysaccharide lyase 6 family protein: protein MSHARKVVIAAGVAALLAVGGAQFAGAATPRTLVSSSPSQLSATLAQARPGDRVVVGAGVYDAGLIRVGRSGTARAPITIAAALGQVRFSGAGGLDLTGASHVVVQGFVFADGNGLTVPGDAAANRITRNTFEGNKGGADLTVKANDTEVDHNTFENRTEQGVYLQVVGPGSNDMAQRVHVHHNYFYNHQYKGANGGESIRFGLSGRQHAVADGLIENNLFDKADGDSEAISIKSSNNVVRYNTIVNSRGTLSLRHGWNTRVEGNILIGGSTGIRFFGNNHVVINNIVEDTSGPAMEFGGGEVRDDTTSGTDHEASDHCVVAFNTLSGSDYLIWYESSKKYPPSDDTLADNILLGHGQAAAKGTGTSLHFTGDILSGSSAGSLPAGSYRNVDPKLVRDANKLLRPAANSPAIGAATGSYPQVTLDIDKQTRPSAKDVGADQYNTSAPGRPLTTADVGPKAP from the coding sequence ATGAGTCACGCTCGAAAAGTGGTGATCGCCGCCGGAGTGGCGGCCCTGCTCGCCGTCGGCGGCGCGCAGTTCGCCGGCGCGGCAACGCCGCGAACGCTCGTTTCGTCGTCACCGTCCCAATTGTCGGCAACTCTCGCGCAGGCGCGGCCCGGTGACCGGGTCGTCGTCGGCGCCGGGGTCTACGACGCCGGGCTGATCCGGGTCGGCCGCTCCGGCACCGCGCGGGCCCCGATCACCATCGCCGCCGCGCTCGGCCAGGTCCGGTTCAGCGGCGCCGGCGGTCTGGACCTGACCGGCGCGTCCCATGTCGTGGTGCAGGGATTCGTGTTCGCCGACGGCAACGGGCTGACCGTGCCCGGCGACGCCGCCGCCAACCGGATCACGCGGAACACGTTCGAGGGCAACAAGGGCGGCGCCGACCTCACCGTCAAGGCCAACGACACCGAGGTCGACCACAACACGTTCGAGAACCGCACCGAGCAGGGCGTGTACCTGCAGGTGGTCGGCCCCGGCTCGAACGACATGGCGCAGCGCGTCCACGTGCACCACAACTACTTCTACAACCACCAGTACAAGGGCGCGAACGGTGGCGAGTCCATCCGCTTCGGTCTCTCGGGCCGGCAGCACGCCGTCGCCGACGGGCTGATCGAGAACAACCTGTTCGACAAGGCCGACGGCGACTCCGAGGCCATCTCGATCAAGTCGTCCAACAACGTGGTGCGGTACAACACCATCGTCAACAGCCGTGGCACGCTTTCCCTGCGGCACGGGTGGAACACCCGCGTCGAGGGCAACATCCTCATCGGCGGCAGCACCGGCATCCGGTTCTTCGGCAACAACCACGTCGTCATCAACAACATCGTCGAGGACACCTCCGGTCCGGCCATGGAGTTCGGCGGCGGCGAGGTGCGGGACGACACCACCAGCGGCACCGACCACGAGGCGTCCGACCACTGCGTCGTCGCCTTCAACACGCTGTCCGGCAGCGACTACCTGATCTGGTACGAGAGCAGCAAGAAGTACCCGCCGTCGGACGACACGCTCGCCGACAACATCCTGCTCGGCCACGGGCAGGCCGCCGCCAAGGGCACCGGCACGTCGCTGCACTTCACCGGCGACATCCTGTCCGGCTCGTCGGCGGGTTCCCTGCCCGCCGGCTCGTACCGGAACGTCGACCCGAAGCTGGTGCGTGACGCGAACAAGCTGCTGCGGCCGGCCGCCAACAGTCCCGCCATCGGCGCGGCGACGGGCTCCTACCCGCAGGTGACGCTGGACATCGACAAGCAGACCCGGCCGTCGGCCAAGGACGTCGGCGCCGACCAGTACAACACCTCGGCGCCGGGCCGACCGCTGACGACCGCGGATGTCGGGCCGAAGGCGCCGTAG
- a CDS encoding alpha-L-arabinofuranosidase B, with translation MLRSLSIAGIVALAASCLVALGATAQAASSLPCDIYGSAGTPCVAAHSTIRALYSGYNGPLYQVRRADGALTDIGLLSPGGIANAAAQDSFCANTTCIINVIYDQSPRHNDLTIEGAGGAGAADVGAPANALPVSVGGHTAYGVEISSGMGYRDNSTSGVAVNGQPEGMYMVASSTHVNGGCCFDYGNAETNNQDTGNGHMDAVYLGLRCEFGGCNGPGPWVEADLENGLYQSNTGTNASDAGTGVIPYVTAMLSNNGQNHFALKRGNAQTGGLTTTYSGSEPTVKSGYSPMHQEGAIVLGTGGDNSNADVGSFFEGVMTAGVPSDAADNAVQANIVSAGYGGSNGVPGGTLTPGSSISLRATTSCCTTRYLRHYAGDAVTSVISSASPALDKADATWIVRRGLANNSCVSFESKNYPGDYLRHSNYQLHRQPFDGSVLMAQDATFCPATGNTGAYTSFQSNNYPGYDIRHYNSNVYIAHNGGSNPWDTPSLWAEDTTWEVTAPWA, from the coding sequence GTGCTCCGATCACTGTCCATCGCCGGGATCGTCGCCCTGGCGGCGAGTTGCCTGGTCGCCCTCGGCGCGACCGCGCAGGCCGCCTCGTCGCTCCCGTGCGACATCTACGGTTCCGCCGGCACGCCGTGCGTCGCCGCGCACAGCACGATCCGCGCCCTCTACTCCGGCTACAACGGCCCGCTGTACCAGGTGAGGCGCGCCGACGGCGCCTTGACCGACATCGGGCTGCTCTCCCCCGGCGGCATCGCCAACGCCGCCGCGCAGGATTCCTTCTGCGCCAACACAACGTGCATCATCAACGTCATCTACGACCAGTCGCCGCGACACAACGACCTCACCATCGAGGGTGCGGGCGGCGCCGGCGCGGCCGACGTCGGAGCGCCCGCGAACGCGCTGCCGGTGAGCGTCGGCGGCCACACCGCCTACGGCGTCGAGATCTCCTCCGGCATGGGCTACCGCGACAACTCCACCAGCGGCGTCGCGGTCAACGGCCAGCCCGAGGGCATGTACATGGTGGCCTCCAGCACCCACGTCAACGGCGGCTGCTGCTTCGACTACGGCAACGCCGAGACCAACAACCAGGACACCGGCAACGGTCACATGGACGCCGTCTACCTGGGCCTGCGCTGCGAGTTCGGCGGCTGCAACGGTCCCGGGCCGTGGGTCGAGGCCGACCTGGAGAACGGGCTCTACCAGTCCAACACCGGCACCAACGCCTCCGACGCCGGCACCGGCGTCATCCCGTACGTCACCGCGATGTTGTCCAACAACGGCCAGAACCACTTCGCGTTGAAACGCGGCAACGCCCAGACCGGCGGCCTCACCACCACGTATTCCGGCTCCGAACCGACGGTCAAGAGCGGATACTCACCCATGCACCAGGAGGGCGCGATCGTCCTCGGCACCGGCGGCGACAACAGCAACGCCGACGTCGGCTCCTTCTTCGAGGGTGTCATGACCGCCGGCGTGCCCAGCGACGCCGCCGACAACGCCGTGCAGGCCAACATCGTCTCCGCCGGTTACGGCGGCTCCAACGGTGTTCCCGGCGGCACCCTCACCCCGGGTTCCTCGATTTCCTTGCGTGCCACCACGTCCTGCTGCACCACCCGCTACCTGCGCCACTACGCCGGCGACGCCGTCACCTCCGTGATCTCGTCCGCCAGCCCGGCCCTGGACAAGGCCGACGCCACCTGGATCGTCCGCCGCGGCCTGGCCAACAACTCCTGTGTCTCCTTCGAGTCCAAGAACTATCCCGGCGACTACCTACGCCACTCCAACTACCAGCTGCACCGCCAGCCCTTCGACGGCAGCGTTCTGATGGCCCAGGACGCCACCTTCTGCCCCGCCACGGGCAACACCGGCGCCTACACCTCGTTCCAGTCCAACAACTATCCCGGCTACGACATCCGCCACTACAACAGCAACGTCTACATCGCCCACAACGGCGGTTCGAATCCCTGGGACACCCCGTCCCTCTGGGCGGAGGACACGACCTGGGAGGTCACCGCGCCCTGGGCGTGA
- a CDS encoding LacI family DNA-binding transcriptional regulator, which translates to MAVTLRDVARLAGVSIKTASNVVNGYSFVKPENRRRVEEALAATGYRPNIGARNLRRGRTGFIALVLPELGIPYFGELAGLVITAGREQGWNVLIEQTQASRDGERAVLAALGPHLIDAAVISPEALHASDFADLDPGVPLVMIGEHSVDVRIDHVAIDNVLAARTAVGHLVEIGRRRIAAIGEHPYRGTAALRLAGYREALTAAGLPQPPELVRPALHYHRQNGASAMADLLDLPEPPDAVFCFNDLLAVGALRTIAERGLRVPQDIAVVGFDNTEEGAYSRPSLTSVAPDKLAIARTAVDLARRRIEADGEFEPEDIQTPFTLAIRESTAG; encoded by the coding sequence ATGGCCGTGACGCTGAGGGACGTGGCGCGCCTGGCCGGCGTGTCGATCAAGACCGCGTCCAACGTGGTCAACGGCTACTCGTTCGTCAAGCCGGAGAACCGCAGGCGGGTCGAGGAGGCGCTGGCCGCGACCGGCTACCGCCCCAACATCGGCGCCCGCAACCTGCGCCGCGGGCGCACCGGCTTCATCGCGCTGGTGCTGCCGGAGCTGGGCATTCCGTACTTCGGCGAGCTGGCCGGCCTGGTCATCACCGCCGGCCGGGAGCAGGGCTGGAACGTGCTGATCGAGCAGACCCAGGCCAGCCGGGACGGGGAGCGGGCGGTGCTGGCCGCCCTCGGGCCGCATCTGATCGACGCCGCCGTGATCAGCCCGGAGGCGCTGCACGCCTCGGACTTCGCCGACCTGGACCCCGGCGTGCCGCTGGTGATGATCGGCGAGCACTCGGTGGACGTGCGCATCGACCACGTCGCCATCGACAACGTGCTGGCCGCCCGCACCGCCGTCGGGCACCTGGTGGAGATCGGCCGCCGGCGGATCGCCGCGATCGGCGAGCACCCGTATCGCGGGACGGCGGCGCTCCGTCTGGCCGGCTACCGCGAGGCCCTCACGGCGGCGGGCCTGCCGCAGCCGCCCGAACTGGTCCGGCCTGCTCTGCACTACCACCGCCAGAACGGCGCCTCGGCCATGGCCGACCTGCTCGACCTACCCGAACCACCGGACGCCGTGTTCTGCTTCAACGACCTCCTCGCCGTCGGCGCGCTGCGCACCATCGCCGAGCGGGGCCTTCGCGTGCCGCAGGACATCGCCGTCGTCGGCTTCGACAACACCGAGGAAGGCGCTTACAGCCGCCCCTCGCTCACCAGCGTCGCCCCCGACAAGCTGGCCATCGCCCGGACGGCCGTGGATCTGGCCCGCCGCCGCATCGAAGCCGACGGCGAGTTCGAGCCCGAGGACATCCAGACCCCGTTCACGCTGGCGATCAGGGAAAGTACCGCCGGATGA
- a CDS encoding alpha/beta fold hydrolase, producing the protein MNWRTATLSLTCASLIMVGLPAAASAAADPFAGYENQQLTWSACPFPASDGVKPAQCALVTVPRDWANPASGVDMKVSISRVAASGASLGAILVNPGGPGGQGTSLAGILAGLEPSVSARYDFVGMDPRGTGHEGYTKPEDQPVLCQVPTGRLPQGPLDASDRSAASIAAHQQIPRAIAEACQSVAESPFLTTWQTAHDMELIRQLLGQAKLNYLGYSYGTWLGAKYASLFPASAGKIVLDSSVNWQGRLLADFEDFPVIDQRQFDDVYVPWLTRTMPAVFGATPAAVQQKWQQVRDYYKSQGLSPNNFNGVFVGMGSKFGWLLATAVFQAGVKALGGTATAPADLQSQLDDQSVKTFGKPVAALTVQDVNTALQPDYVKLADVREAVACGDQPTKSAAWYKNLSDRQGPKYPLFGWAYGISETCGFWSDAPRQTLPDLPASVAKNVLVVQGEFDPQTGYDQAHAAVAAAPGVSMVSVDDSPYHGQYALTANPCVDGMVNVFLLDNSRPGNTVCPGVPLMSEDQVFPVPGPVKTPKPAARSFAPAAGPSALRDQAQEFISKTNSLR; encoded by the coding sequence GTGAATTGGCGAACCGCGACACTGTCGTTAACCTGTGCTTCCCTGATCATGGTCGGCCTGCCGGCCGCGGCCTCGGCCGCCGCCGATCCGTTCGCCGGCTACGAGAACCAGCAGCTCACCTGGTCCGCGTGCCCCTTCCCGGCCAGTGACGGCGTCAAGCCGGCGCAGTGCGCCCTGGTCACCGTGCCGCGGGACTGGGCGAACCCGGCGTCCGGCGTGGACATGAAGGTGTCGATCAGCCGGGTGGCCGCCTCCGGCGCCTCGCTCGGCGCGATCCTGGTCAACCCGGGCGGACCCGGCGGCCAGGGCACGTCGCTGGCGGGCATACTCGCCGGCCTCGAGCCGAGTGTCAGCGCCCGCTACGACTTCGTCGGCATGGACCCGCGCGGCACCGGCCACGAGGGCTACACCAAGCCCGAGGACCAGCCCGTCCTGTGCCAGGTGCCGACCGGCCGGCTGCCGCAGGGCCCGCTGGACGCCAGCGACCGGTCCGCCGCGAGCATCGCCGCGCACCAGCAGATCCCGCGCGCGATCGCCGAGGCGTGCCAGAGCGTCGCCGAGTCGCCGTTCCTGACGACGTGGCAGACCGCGCACGACATGGAGCTGATCCGGCAACTGCTCGGCCAGGCCAAGCTGAACTACCTCGGCTACTCCTACGGCACGTGGCTCGGCGCCAAGTACGCCTCGCTGTTCCCGGCCAGCGCCGGCAAGATCGTGCTGGACTCCAGCGTGAACTGGCAGGGTCGGCTGCTGGCCGACTTCGAGGACTTCCCGGTCATCGACCAGCGCCAGTTCGACGACGTCTACGTGCCGTGGCTGACCCGTACGATGCCGGCTGTGTTCGGCGCGACGCCGGCGGCCGTCCAACAGAAGTGGCAGCAGGTGCGCGACTACTACAAGTCGCAGGGCCTGTCCCCGAACAACTTCAACGGGGTCTTCGTGGGCATGGGCAGCAAGTTCGGCTGGCTGCTGGCGACCGCCGTGTTCCAGGCCGGCGTGAAGGCACTGGGCGGCACCGCCACTGCCCCGGCCGACCTGCAGTCCCAGCTCGACGACCAGTCCGTGAAGACCTTCGGCAAGCCCGTCGCCGCGTTGACCGTGCAGGACGTCAACACCGCCCTGCAACCCGACTACGTCAAGCTCGCCGACGTGCGCGAGGCCGTCGCCTGCGGGGACCAGCCGACGAAGTCCGCCGCCTGGTACAAGAACCTCAGTGACCGGCAGGGGCCGAAGTACCCGCTGTTCGGCTGGGCCTACGGCATCTCCGAGACCTGCGGCTTCTGGTCCGACGCGCCGCGCCAGACGCTGCCTGACCTGCCGGCGTCGGTGGCCAAGAACGTGCTCGTCGTGCAGGGCGAGTTCGACCCGCAGACCGGCTACGACCAGGCCCACGCCGCCGTCGCCGCCGCGCCGGGCGTCAGCATGGTCTCCGTCGACGACTCGCCGTACCACGGGCAGTACGCCCTCACGGCCAACCCCTGCGTCGACGGCATGGTCAACGTCTTCCTGCTGGACAACTCCCGGCCCGGCAACACCGTGTGCCCGGGCGTGCCGCTGATGAGCGAGGACCAGGTGTTCCCGGTGCCCGGCCCGGTGAAGACGCCCAAGCCGGCCGCCCGCTCGTTCGCGCCCGCCGCCGGCCCGTCCGCGCTGCGTGACCAGGCGCAGGAGTTCATCAGCAAGACGAACTCCCTGCGCTGA
- a CDS encoding LLM class flavin-dependent oxidoreductase yields MRFSVNLPNFGDFADARTVARVAVAAEQAGWDGLFVWDHVVHDKDRRRGVPFGDPWMLLTAAALATSRIRLGTLVTPVARRRPEQLARQVATLDSVSGGRVIFGAGLGGPIEDEFGSFGEPTDPAVLAERLDEGLDLLRRYWSGEPVTHAGRHFQVRDVTLLPATVQRPRPPVWIGGFWPARRPVRRAARWDGVVPLFDTARHGEIPPVDQVRDLVAYVRRHRSDDSPFDIVLGGATDPATARDVLAPLAEAGATWWDERQLQTSADIDRLEPVLRRIDAGPPTP; encoded by the coding sequence ATGCGCTTCTCCGTCAACCTCCCCAACTTCGGCGACTTCGCCGACGCCCGGACCGTCGCGCGGGTGGCCGTCGCGGCGGAGCAGGCCGGCTGGGACGGGCTGTTCGTCTGGGACCACGTCGTGCACGACAAGGACCGGCGTCGCGGCGTGCCCTTCGGGGACCCGTGGATGCTGCTCACCGCCGCCGCCCTGGCGACGTCCCGGATCCGGCTCGGCACGCTCGTGACCCCCGTGGCCCGGCGGCGGCCGGAGCAGCTCGCCCGCCAGGTCGCCACCCTCGATTCCGTCAGCGGCGGCCGGGTGATCTTCGGCGCCGGCCTCGGCGGCCCGATCGAGGACGAGTTCGGCAGTTTCGGCGAACCCACCGACCCCGCCGTGCTCGCGGAGCGCCTCGACGAGGGCTTGGACCTGCTGCGACGCTATTGGTCCGGTGAGCCCGTGACCCACGCCGGCCGGCACTTCCAGGTCCGGGACGTCACCCTGCTCCCCGCCACCGTGCAACGCCCGCGTCCACCGGTCTGGATCGGCGGCTTCTGGCCGGCCCGCCGCCCCGTGCGCCGCGCCGCCCGCTGGGACGGCGTCGTCCCGCTGTTCGACACCGCCCGGCACGGCGAGATTCCACCCGTCGACCAGGTCCGCGACCTCGTCGCCTACGTCCGCCGGCACCGCTCGGACGACTCCCCGTTCGACATCGTCCTCGGCGGCGCCACCGATCCCGCCACCGCCCGGGACGTGCTCGCGCCGCTGGCCGAGGCCGGCGCCACCTGGTGGGACGAACGCCAACTCCAGACCAGCGCCGACATCGACCGCCTCGAGCCGGTGCTGCGGCGCATCGACGCGGGGCCGCCTACGCCGTGA
- a CDS encoding MFS transporter encodes MPKPVNGLIATHGLSSFCLGLVFPYTAIYLSDMPGVGTPGVAVFYACTGGANLATALLLSTGILRLRGVPLGVLGTLLWFVGYLGLYLAGSYPAVVAAGLAIGVGQGSFLAAIIPIVNSLVTAEERRRVFARRYAVLNATLALGSLVAAGLTLALPRTVIPYLFLANAVGMLPVTVAILAVRKHLPAASSDRERSDATPVGQLWRITLSAAAFQLAVYLFGLSQFEATAPLVSVNLMAMGLSTVSLLLMVDVGVIAFAQGLVTRLLEKRPELFGLRCAMLLWVAAYLIAGVVSFGPYPLRLAGLLAYAVLFALGECAYSASFHPWLISLVPDRDLTRANALVNSMMGIGNFAGPSIGVALALTGSAPTVWLGLAACCTAVTFITARARRRQPVTA; translated from the coding sequence GTGCCTAAGCCGGTCAACGGCCTCATCGCCACCCACGGCCTGTCGTCGTTCTGTCTGGGCCTGGTGTTTCCGTACACCGCGATCTACCTGTCGGACATGCCGGGCGTGGGAACGCCCGGCGTGGCCGTGTTCTACGCGTGCACCGGCGGCGCCAACCTCGCCACCGCCTTGCTGCTGAGCACGGGGATTCTGCGCCTTCGCGGCGTGCCGCTCGGGGTGCTCGGGACGCTGCTGTGGTTCGTCGGCTACCTCGGCCTCTACCTCGCCGGGTCCTATCCGGCGGTGGTCGCCGCCGGCCTGGCCATCGGCGTCGGGCAGGGCAGTTTCCTCGCCGCGATCATCCCCATCGTCAACTCGCTCGTCACCGCGGAGGAACGGCGCCGGGTCTTCGCCCGGCGCTACGCCGTCCTCAACGCCACGCTCGCGCTGGGCTCCCTCGTCGCCGCCGGGCTCACGCTCGCCCTGCCCCGCACCGTGATCCCTTACCTGTTCCTGGCCAACGCCGTCGGCATGCTGCCCGTCACCGTCGCCATCCTGGCCGTACGCAAGCATCTTCCCGCTGCGTCGTCGGATCGGGAACGGTCGGACGCGACGCCGGTCGGCCAGCTGTGGCGGATCACCCTGTCCGCCGCCGCCTTCCAGCTCGCCGTCTACCTCTTCGGGCTCAGCCAGTTCGAGGCCACCGCCCCGCTCGTTTCCGTCAACCTCATGGCGATGGGTCTGTCCACCGTCTCCCTGCTGCTCATGGTCGACGTCGGCGTCATCGCCTTCGCGCAGGGCCTTGTCACCCGCCTCCTGGAGAAACGCCCGGAGTTGTTCGGTCTCCGCTGCGCCATGCTGCTCTGGGTCGCCGCCTACCTCATCGCCGGCGTCGTCTCCTTCGGCCCCTACCCGCTCCGCCTGGCCGGCCTCCTCGCCTACGCCGTCCTTTTCGCCCTCGGCGAGTGCGCCTACTCGGCGTCGTTCCACCCCTGGCTGATCTCCCTCGTCCCCGACCGGGATCTCACCCGAGCCAACGCCCTCGTCAACTCCATGATGGGCATCGGCAACTTCGCCGGGCCCTCGATCGGCGTCGCCCTCGCCCTCACCGGCAGCGCCCCCACCGTCTGGCTCGGCCTCGCCGCCTGCTGCACCGCCGTCACGTTCATCACGGCCCGCGCCCGGCGCCGCCAGCCCGTCACGGCGTAG